From Fischerella sp. PCC 9605, one genomic window encodes:
- a CDS encoding type II toxin-antitoxin system RelE/ParE family toxin encodes MNWVVEFHEDFEPEFDNLPESVQDELLAHSGLLETFGXQLXRXQVDTLKGSKYSNMKELRFEAADGVWRVAFAFDPKRRAILLIAGDKSGMSQTRFYKQLIKKADARFSSHLAQLEIQQEGE; translated from the coding sequence ATGAACTGGGTTGTTGAATTTCATGAGGATTTTGAGCCTGAGTTTGACAATTTACCAGAGTCGGTGCAGGATGAATTGCTTGCCCATTCTGGTCTGTTAGAGACTTTTGGCCNTCAACTAGNGCGTCNACAAGTTGATACACTCAAAGGCTCTAAATATTCCAACATGAAAGAACTGCGGTTTGAAGCAGCAGATGGTGTGTGGCGTGTAGCGTTTGCTTTTGATCCAAAACGGCGTGCCATCTTATTAATAGCTGGTGACAAGTCTGGCATGAGTCAGACTCGTTTCTACAAGCAACTTATAAAAAAAGCTGACGCCCGGTTTAGTTCGCACTTAGCCCAGTTGGAGATTCAGCAAGAGGGAGAGTGA
- a CDS encoding XRE family transcriptional regulator, producing the protein MATTLKEKLTKLSPDRQKKIEARTAELVSEEMTRQELRQSLKFTQDQIAQILQIDQGNVSRIEQRTDLMLSTLRKYIEAMGGELQIAVKLPNGQIVTLVGIFETEDSEEKSSITENLIH; encoded by the coding sequence ATGGCGACAACTTTGAAAGAAAAATTAACTAAATTATCACCGGATCGTCAAAAAAAGATTGAAGCACGAACCGCAGAGCTTGTGTCTGAAGAAATGACCAGGCAAGAACTAAGGCAATCACTAAAATTTACTCAAGATCAAATAGCGCAAATTCTTCAGATCGATCAAGGGAATGTTTCTCGAATTGAGCAACGTACTGATTTAATGCTTTCTACTTTACGTAAGTATATTGAAGCTATGGGAGGCGAACTACAGATTGCTGTTAAACTCCCCAATGGTCAAATTGTTACTCTAGTAGGAATTTTTGAGACTGAAGACTCTGAGGAAAAATCTTCCATAACCGAAAATCTAATTCATTAA